A region of Bradyrhizobium sp. SZCCHNS1050 DNA encodes the following proteins:
- a CDS encoding ethanolamine ammonia-lyase subunit EutB: MTGAFRSRHRGETHVFDDLKTLLACASPRRSGDELAGIAADSAARRVAARMALADVPLRRFLDEPLIPYESDEVTRLILDSHDAAAFAPVASLTVGELREWLMSWEADANRLAALAPGLTPEMVAAVSKLCGNGDLVAVAAKCRVVTRFRSTIGLEGRLSSRLQPNDPTDDPQAIAAGTLDGLLFGMGDAVIGINPATDNVEACIRLLTMLDDLRLKFEVPTQSCVLSHVTTSIRAIEKGAPLDLVFQSIAGTEAANGGFGVTLKLLAEAQDAALSLKRGTVGNNVMYFETGQGAALSADAHHGLDQQTVEARAYAVARVFSPLLVNTVVGFIGPEYLYDAKEIIRAGLEDHFCAKLLGVPMGCDVCYTNHAEADQDDMDDLALLLAAANVNFLIAVPGADDIMLNYQSLSHHDVMRLRHLLGRRPAPEFEAWLARMGLLDQSGRVPPLPGSAPSVVRLIGQGARA, from the coding sequence ATGACGGGTGCGTTCCGGTCGCGCCATCGCGGCGAAACTCATGTGTTCGACGATCTCAAGACGCTGCTGGCCTGCGCCTCGCCGCGCCGCTCTGGCGATGAGCTGGCTGGCATAGCAGCCGACAGCGCCGCGCGGCGGGTGGCGGCGCGGATGGCGCTCGCCGACGTGCCGCTGCGGCGTTTCCTCGACGAGCCGCTGATTCCCTACGAGAGCGACGAGGTCACGCGCCTCATCCTCGACAGCCACGATGCCGCCGCATTCGCGCCCGTCGCGTCGCTGACCGTCGGAGAATTGCGCGAATGGCTGATGTCCTGGGAGGCGGATGCCAACCGGCTGGCCGCCCTCGCGCCGGGCCTGACGCCGGAGATGGTGGCCGCGGTCTCCAAGCTCTGCGGCAATGGCGATCTCGTCGCCGTCGCCGCCAAATGCCGGGTCGTGACCCGCTTCCGCTCCACCATCGGCCTGGAGGGGCGGCTGTCGTCGCGGCTGCAGCCGAATGATCCGACCGACGATCCCCAGGCGATCGCCGCAGGCACGCTCGATGGCTTGCTGTTCGGCATGGGCGATGCGGTGATCGGCATCAATCCCGCGACCGACAATGTCGAGGCCTGCATCCGCCTGCTCACGATGCTCGATGATCTCAGGCTCAAATTCGAGGTGCCGACGCAGTCCTGCGTGCTGAGCCACGTCACGACCTCGATCCGGGCGATCGAGAAAGGCGCGCCGCTCGATCTCGTCTTCCAGTCGATCGCCGGCACCGAGGCTGCCAATGGCGGCTTCGGTGTGACCCTGAAGCTGCTCGCCGAGGCGCAGGACGCAGCCTTGTCGCTGAAGCGCGGCACGGTCGGCAACAACGTGATGTATTTCGAGACCGGCCAGGGCGCGGCGCTGTCGGCCGACGCCCATCACGGCCTCGATCAGCAGACCGTCGAGGCCCGCGCCTATGCCGTCGCGCGCGTGTTTTCACCGCTGCTGGTCAACACCGTGGTCGGCTTCATCGGTCCCGAATATCTCTACGACGCGAAGGAGATCATCCGCGCCGGGCTGGAGGATCATTTCTGCGCCAAGCTGCTCGGCGTGCCCATGGGCTGCGATGTCTGCTACACCAACCACGCCGAGGCCGATCAGGACGACATGGACGATCTGGCGCTGCTGCTCGCGGCGGCCAACGTCAACTTCCTGATCGCCGTGCCGGGCGCCGACGACATCATGCTCAACTATCAGAGCCTGTCGCATCACGACGTGATGCGGCTGCGGCATCTGCTCGGCCGCCGCCCGGCGCCGGAGTTCGAGGCCTGGCTGGCGCGGATGGGCCTGCTCGACCAAAGCGGCCGCGTGCCGCCATTGCCGGGCAGCGCGCCTTCCGTAGTCCGGCTGATCGGCCAGGGAGCGCGGGCATGA
- a CDS encoding N-acetyltransferase — translation MSDLSITISAEKPGDAQAIERLHERTFGPGRFVLSAYRLREHVDHLLALSFTAHIGTLLVGSVRQLPICVGDTKALMLGPLTVEPPFRKHGIGRMLMERSVVDARAQGHRLILLVGDAAYYARVGFKPVPKGRAIMPGPVDYNRLLVNELIEGAFEGVEGAIRPDWDYAK, via the coding sequence ATGAGTGACCTGTCCATTACGATCTCCGCCGAAAAGCCGGGCGACGCGCAGGCGATCGAGCGGCTGCATGAGCGCACCTTCGGCCCCGGCCGCTTCGTGCTGAGCGCCTACCGCTTGCGCGAGCATGTCGATCATCTGCTCGCGCTGTCGTTCACCGCCCATATCGGCACTTTGCTGGTCGGCTCGGTGCGGCAACTGCCGATCTGCGTCGGCGACACCAAGGCGCTGATGCTCGGGCCGCTGACGGTCGAGCCGCCGTTCCGCAAGCACGGCATCGGCCGCATGCTGATGGAGCGCTCGGTCGTGGACGCGCGGGCGCAGGGCCACCGCTTGATACTGCTGGTGGGTGACGCGGCCTACTACGCGCGCGTCGGCTTCAAGCCGGTGCCGAAGGGCAGGGCGATCATGCCGGGACCGGTGGATTACAACCGGCTGCTGGTGAACGAACTGATCGAGGGCGCGTTCGAGGGCGTCGAGGGTGCGATCCGGCCCGATTGGGATTACGCGAAGTAA
- a CDS encoding TonB-dependent receptor — MSGCSAAAMLCALGAPARADDPAKPAAELPEVTVTAPSPIRARKPVVPRPNPAPRVARSGPRTPAPAREAQTAPPPPQQGVLPVVTDQFATVTVVPNEELRRSGAATLGDLLNSKPGITGSSFAPGASSRPIIRGLDVNRVGIVENGLGGGGASDLGEDHFVPIDPLTSDQIEVVRGPAALRYGSTSIGGVVSATNNRIPQALPTCSTAPFQTYGLPASAPAAGSAPCVTAETRTSFSSVDRGVEGGVLLDAGGGNFALHADAYGRKTGDYSIPGYPYLFDQTRPVNGRQPNSAAQNDGASIGGSYFFSGGFVGAAITQTDALYHIPGIGGADSRTRIDAHQTKITAKGEYRPDSAAIDAIRFWAGATDYRHNELGLAAVTDPTTDGVRQTFTNREQEARVEMQMMPVNLRFATLTTAYGVQAGHQELNAPSPDNPGSVFNGLFGPNTNNRVAGYVFNEFAFSPSTKAQVAGRIEHIALNGSTPNFPVDYLPDGTPQANIARNPSYTPKSASVGLLQNLPGDLVASVTAQYVERAPKPAELFSRGGHDATATFDIGNPNLTIETAKTVEAGLRKATGPFRFEATAYYTQFSNFIYRRLTGVMCGDDFASCGTTGTELNQAVYSQRNALFRGFEFQSQFDVAPLGSGIWGIENQFDVVRATFADGTNVPRIPPMRVGGGLFWRDANWLTRINLLHAFAQNDIAPIAETPTPGYNLLKAEVSYRTKLDANMFGAREMLVGLVGNNLLNEKIRNSVSYTKDEVLLPGIGVRIFANLKF, encoded by the coding sequence ATGTCGGGCTGCAGCGCCGCAGCCATGTTGTGCGCTTTGGGTGCGCCCGCGCGCGCTGACGATCCTGCGAAGCCGGCGGCCGAACTGCCCGAGGTCACAGTGACCGCACCGAGCCCGATCCGTGCCCGCAAGCCGGTGGTGCCGCGGCCCAATCCCGCCCCGCGCGTGGCCCGGAGCGGCCCACGCACGCCGGCGCCCGCGCGCGAGGCACAGACCGCGCCGCCCCCGCCGCAACAGGGCGTGCTGCCTGTCGTCACCGACCAGTTCGCGACCGTCACCGTGGTGCCGAACGAGGAACTGCGCCGCTCCGGCGCCGCCACGCTCGGCGACCTTCTCAATTCGAAACCCGGCATCACCGGATCGAGCTTCGCGCCGGGCGCATCGAGCCGGCCGATCATTCGCGGCCTCGACGTCAACCGCGTCGGCATCGTCGAGAACGGGCTCGGCGGCGGCGGCGCCTCGGATCTCGGCGAGGACCATTTCGTGCCGATCGATCCGCTCACCAGCGACCAGATCGAGGTGGTCCGCGGCCCCGCGGCGCTACGCTACGGCTCGACCTCGATCGGCGGCGTCGTCAGCGCCACCAACAACCGCATTCCGCAGGCCCTGCCGACCTGTTCGACCGCGCCGTTCCAGACCTATGGCCTGCCGGCGAGCGCGCCGGCCGCGGGCAGCGCGCCCTGCGTTACCGCGGAAACGCGCACCTCGTTCAGCTCGGTCGACCGCGGCGTCGAGGGCGGCGTGCTGCTCGATGCCGGCGGCGGCAATTTCGCGCTTCATGCCGATGCCTACGGCCGCAAGACCGGCGACTACTCCATTCCCGGCTATCCCTATCTGTTCGACCAGACCCGCCCGGTGAACGGCCGGCAACCGAACTCCGCCGCGCAGAACGATGGCGCCTCGATCGGCGGCAGCTACTTCTTCTCAGGCGGCTTCGTCGGCGCCGCGATCACGCAGACCGATGCGCTCTACCACATCCCCGGCATTGGCGGCGCCGACAGCCGGACCCGGATCGATGCGCACCAGACCAAGATCACCGCGAAGGGCGAGTATCGCCCGGACTCCGCGGCAATCGACGCGATCCGGTTCTGGGCCGGCGCAACAGACTATCGGCACAATGAGCTCGGCCTTGCAGCCGTCACCGACCCGACCACCGATGGCGTGCGCCAGACCTTCACCAATCGCGAGCAGGAAGCGCGCGTCGAGATGCAGATGATGCCCGTCAATCTGCGCTTCGCCACCCTGACGACCGCCTATGGCGTGCAGGCCGGGCACCAGGAGCTGAATGCGCCGAGCCCCGACAATCCCGGCTCGGTGTTCAACGGCCTGTTCGGCCCCAACACCAACAACCGCGTCGCCGGCTATGTCTTCAACGAGTTCGCCTTCTCGCCCTCGACCAAGGCGCAGGTCGCCGGCCGGATCGAGCACATCGCGCTGAACGGCTCCACGCCGAACTTCCCGGTCGACTATCTGCCGGACGGCACGCCGCAGGCCAACATCGCCCGAAATCCGTCATACACGCCGAAGAGCGCGAGCGTCGGCCTGTTGCAGAACCTGCCGGGCGATCTGGTGGCGAGCGTGACCGCGCAATATGTCGAGCGCGCGCCGAAGCCAGCCGAGCTGTTCTCGCGCGGCGGCCATGATGCGACCGCAACCTTCGACATCGGCAATCCGAACCTGACCATCGAAACCGCCAAGACCGTCGAGGCCGGGCTGCGCAAGGCCACCGGCCCGTTCCGCTTCGAAGCCACTGCCTACTACACGCAGTTCAGCAACTTCATCTATCGCCGGCTGACCGGCGTGATGTGCGGCGACGATTTTGCCTCCTGCGGCACCACCGGCACCGAGCTGAATCAGGCGGTCTACTCGCAGCGCAACGCGCTGTTCCGCGGCTTCGAGTTCCAGAGCCAATTCGATGTTGCTCCGCTCGGCAGCGGCATCTGGGGGATCGAGAACCAGTTCGACGTCGTCCGCGCCACCTTCGCGGACGGCACCAACGTGCCGCGGATTCCGCCGATGCGCGTCGGCGGCGGCCTGTTCTGGCGCGATGCCAACTGGTTGACCCGCATCAACCTGCTGCACGCCTTCGCGCAGAACGACATCGCGCCGATCGCGGAGACTCCGACGCCGGGCTACAACCTGCTCAAGGCGGAGGTCAGCTACCGGACCAAACTCGATGCGAACATGTTCGGCGCGCGCGAGATGCTGGTCGGCCTCGTCGGCAACAATCTGCTCAACGAGAAGATCCGTAATTCGGTGTCCTACACCAAGGACGAGGTGCTGCTGCCCGGCATCGGCGTGCGGATCTTTGCCAACCTCAAATTCTGA
- a CDS encoding DUF2946 family protein, with product MSWFRANIKDVSRLALLALVLQFALAFGHVHWLAGQARDGGGISIAERHTGPSPADQDPDQQPSPDGCAICAVMAMAQSILLSPAPVLTPPEAVAFRLPDAITATVAAVVVDTAFQPRAPPTA from the coding sequence ATGAGCTGGTTTCGCGCGAACATCAAGGATGTCTCGCGGCTCGCGCTGCTGGCGCTGGTGCTGCAATTCGCGCTCGCCTTCGGCCATGTGCATTGGCTCGCCGGACAAGCCCGGGACGGCGGCGGCATCTCCATCGCCGAGCGGCACACTGGTCCCTCTCCCGCTGACCAAGATCCCGATCAACAGCCGTCGCCGGATGGCTGTGCCATCTGCGCCGTCATGGCGATGGCGCAGTCGATCCTGCTGTCACCGGCGCCAGTTCTGACGCCTCCTGAAGCGGTCGCATTCCGTCTGCCCGATGCGATCACCGCCACTGTCGCGGCTGTCGTCGTCGACACCGCCTTCCAGCCGCGCGCTCCTCCCACCGCCTGA
- a CDS encoding DUF4159 domain-containing protein: MMGLPLSFAEPLLLTGLVSLPVLWWLLRVMPPRPRRIEFPPTRLLFDITPKEETPSRSPWWLTLLRLVAAALVIFAAAGPIWNPRTEAVGSKAPLVLLLDDSWSAAASWDTRIRAADEIIANADADRRGVALLPLSEPARDLTLMPAGAARVALRQIAPKAYTTERADALPQLDRFLKATGDAEIMWFSDGVDPGRGSEFVGGLAKTIGDRSLTVFEGGTPSPLALAGAENAAAKMTVKVLRADLSVPGGIVRALDAKGSPLGEAQFSFAAGAHDAEASFDLPVELRNDITRLEIAGERSAGAVQLLDKRWRRRAVGIVSGATSDTAQPLLAPTFYLTRALSPFADLRLGDRGAPQQVITQFLDQKVPMIVMADVGTLSPELRDRLNGWIENGGVLVRFAGPRLAQGDDDLVPVKLRRGGRTLGGSLTWEKPQHLAAFAADGPFAGITVPKDVTVNRQVLAEPDAVLATKSWASLEDGTPLVTGEHRGKGLIALFHVSADMRWSDLPMSGAMVEMLRRIVDMSGYTSTPGPGPAGETAKATLAPLHILDGFGAFGPPPSTAKPLPADFNDRASLDHPPGFYGPAEGPTAVNTLSPADRILQLDTAALRANRASYTTAEPRDLRGILLSTALLLFLIDAVIVALLGGVLAALARRRRAAPAAIALAVLATGALLAVAMPAPARADAASDDFAMRAVSQTRLAYVVTGNADVDSIVKAGLMGLTLFLAQRTALEAGDPVGVDPAHDELAFFPLIYWPIVPGVPKPPQDAINKIDAYMKQGGTVIFDTRDAVEAPPGENGAQQTPGMQSLREILSSLDVPELEPVPREHVLTKTFYLLRDFPGRFTAGQTWVEALPKDEDEDSASRPARGGDGVSPIIITSNDLAGAWAIRPDGQAMLPMVPGEPRQREFAFRAGVNIVMYTLTGNYKADQVHAPALIERLGQ; this comes from the coding sequence ATGATGGGCCTGCCGCTGTCGTTCGCCGAACCGCTGCTGCTGACCGGTCTCGTCAGCCTGCCGGTGCTGTGGTGGCTGCTGCGGGTGATGCCGCCGCGGCCGCGCCGCATCGAGTTTCCGCCGACCCGGCTGTTGTTCGACATCACGCCCAAGGAAGAGACGCCGTCGCGCTCGCCCTGGTGGCTCACCCTGCTGCGGCTGGTGGCGGCGGCGCTGGTGATCTTCGCCGCAGCCGGTCCGATCTGGAATCCGCGCACCGAAGCCGTCGGCAGCAAGGCGCCGCTGGTGCTGCTGCTCGACGACAGTTGGAGCGCGGCCGCAAGCTGGGACACGCGCATCAGGGCCGCCGACGAGATCATCGCCAACGCCGATGCCGACCGCCGCGGCGTCGCGCTGCTGCCGCTGTCGGAGCCCGCGCGTGACCTCACCTTGATGCCGGCCGGTGCTGCGCGCGTCGCGCTGCGCCAGATCGCGCCCAAGGCCTACACGACCGAGCGCGCCGATGCGCTGCCGCAGCTCGATCGCTTCCTGAAAGCGACCGGCGATGCCGAGATCATGTGGTTCTCCGACGGCGTCGATCCCGGCCGCGGCAGCGAGTTCGTGGGGGGTCTCGCCAAGACGATCGGCGACCGCAGCCTGACCGTGTTCGAAGGCGGCACGCCCTCGCCGCTGGCGCTCGCCGGCGCCGAGAACGCGGCCGCCAAGATGACGGTGAAGGTGCTGCGCGCGGATCTCTCCGTTCCGGGCGGCATCGTGCGCGCGCTCGATGCCAAGGGCTCGCCGCTCGGCGAGGCACAGTTCAGCTTTGCCGCCGGCGCGCACGACGCCGAGGCGAGCTTCGACCTGCCGGTCGAGCTGCGCAACGACATCACCCGGCTCGAGATTGCGGGCGAGCGCTCGGCCGGCGCCGTGCAGTTGCTCGACAAGCGCTGGCGCCGCCGCGCCGTCGGCATCGTCTCCGGCGCCACCAGCGACACCGCGCAGCCGCTGCTCGCACCGACCTTCTATCTCACCCGCGCGCTGTCGCCGTTCGCCGATCTCAGGCTCGGCGATCGCGGCGCCCCGCAGCAGGTCATCACGCAGTTCCTCGACCAGAAGGTGCCGATGATCGTGATGGCCGACGTCGGCACGCTGTCGCCGGAGCTGCGCGACCGTCTCAACGGCTGGATCGAGAATGGCGGCGTGTTGGTGCGCTTCGCCGGCCCGCGCCTGGCGCAGGGCGACGACGACCTCGTGCCGGTGAAGCTGCGCCGCGGCGGCCGCACCCTGGGCGGCAGCCTGACATGGGAGAAGCCGCAGCACCTGGCCGCGTTCGCCGCCGACGGCCCGTTCGCCGGCATCACTGTCCCGAAGGACGTCACCGTCAACCGCCAGGTTCTCGCCGAGCCCGACGCCGTGCTGGCGACCAAGAGCTGGGCGTCTCTCGAGGACGGCACGCCGCTCGTCACCGGTGAGCATCGCGGCAAAGGCCTGATCGCGCTGTTCCACGTCAGCGCCGACATGCGCTGGTCCGATCTGCCGATGTCCGGCGCCATGGTCGAGATGCTCCGCCGCATCGTCGACATGTCCGGCTACACCTCGACGCCGGGCCCTGGTCCCGCGGGTGAGACCGCCAAGGCCACGCTGGCGCCGCTGCACATCCTCGACGGCTTCGGCGCCTTCGGACCGCCGCCTTCGACCGCCAAGCCGCTACCGGCTGATTTCAACGACCGGGCTTCGCTGGATCATCCGCCCGGATTCTATGGCCCAGCCGAGGGACCTACCGCAGTGAACACGCTCAGCCCCGCCGATCGCATTCTGCAGCTCGACACGGCAGCGCTGCGCGCCAACCGCGCCAGCTACACCACCGCCGAGCCGCGCGATCTCCGGGGCATCCTGCTGTCGACCGCACTGCTGCTGTTCCTGATCGACGCCGTCATTGTCGCCCTGCTCGGCGGCGTGCTGGCCGCGTTGGCAAGACGACGGCGTGCGGCCCCCGCGGCCATCGCGCTTGCGGTGCTGGCAACCGGCGCCCTGCTCGCGGTCGCGATGCCGGCGCCCGCACGCGCCGACGCCGCCAGCGATGATTTCGCGATGCGCGCAGTGTCACAGACGCGGCTTGCCTATGTCGTGACCGGCAATGCCGACGTCGATTCCATCGTCAAGGCCGGGCTGATGGGGCTGACCTTGTTCCTGGCGCAGCGGACCGCGCTTGAAGCCGGCGATCCCGTCGGCGTCGATCCCGCGCATGACGAGCTTGCCTTCTTCCCGCTGATCTACTGGCCGATCGTGCCGGGCGTGCCGAAGCCGCCGCAGGACGCGATCAACAAGATCGACGCCTACATGAAGCAGGGCGGCACGGTGATCTTCGATACCCGCGACGCCGTCGAGGCTCCTCCGGGCGAGAACGGCGCGCAGCAGACCCCGGGCATGCAGTCGCTGCGCGAGATCCTGTCGTCGCTCGATGTGCCCGAGCTCGAGCCGGTGCCGCGCGAGCACGTGCTGACCAAGACGTTCTACCTGCTGCGCGACTTCCCCGGCCGCTTCACCGCGGGCCAGACCTGGGTCGAGGCGCTGCCGAAAGATGAGGACGAGGACAGCGCCTCCCGTCCGGCGCGTGGCGGCGACGGTGTCTCACCGATCATCATCACCTCCAACGATCTCGCCGGCGCCTGGGCCATCCGCCCCGACGGCCAGGCCATGCTGCCGATGGTTCCGGGCGAGCCACGGCAGCGCGAATTCGCCTTCCGCGCCGGCGTCAACATCGTGATGTACACGCTGACCGGCAACTACAAGGCCGACCAGGTGCACGCGCCGGCGCTGATCGAACGGCTCGGGCAGTGA